One Glycine max cultivar Williams 82 chromosome 8, Glycine_max_v4.0, whole genome shotgun sequence genomic window, TATACAGGCAAGTCGGCATATCCATTTATGGGTGATCTTGTTAATTTGAAATCacattatatgtttttttgaagATAATTGGTCGTTAAAGATTCCTCCTAAAATTAAATGCTTTGTGTGGAGGCTCTTTAGGGATCGACTACCAAGTGGTGATAATCTcacaaaaagaaatattcttAATAATGGTGGAAACTAGTTGTGCCCATTCTGCAGGGAAGAAGAATCATTGATTCACAGTTGATTTTGGTGCAAACCTGCACTAGAAATTTGGCATACCTGTTACAAGTGATGTGGGTTGCAAAGTGTGTTTCCTGGCACTATTAAGGAACACAATCTGCAACATGTGTTGattaaagagaataaaaaagtttGCGAAAAGGGAAATTGTGTTTGGGTAGGTGTCATGTGGTCCCTATGAAAACCAAGAAATAACATTATCTTCAGGGGAGGCCTCTTTGATAAGGACAAGATAATACAACGAAGAGCTTAGATTCATTGTTTGGTTATTATTTTGACCAATGGTATGTATGTCATGGTGAGTgtataagaaattaattgaattgTCTGGTCACCCAACGAAACAAGCAGGCTGTGTCTGATATTAGAAAGGAAGGCGCGACGTGAACAAGTGAATTGCATGCAGGGTCATAAACGAGGGTTAGTGTTTTTGGCAAAAAGCTGGTTGGGTTTCTAAGTTGTAATATTGGGTGTAATTGGGACTTGCTGCTATGGGCTGTTTTGTTGCCATTGGTTAATAGCTATTAGTGTCCCATTATTGGACATTAATAGTATTTAACCTATAGTTGATTGTAACAAGGAACCAAACAATTACATACTAATAACTTTAGGATTTTGTCTTAtcaataaatgttaattattagtgGGAGAAATTTAAAGCCAAAACATATTTCTCATTTCCTTCATCCTTTATCATGAAGTCAATCATACATGTATACACATAGCTCTAGGATGGTGAGTCACCCCTTGTGCAAATATATAGGGACACAATCCAATTCatcgtttttgtttttgtttataatgatataaaaagaaaatagttattACAAGAAAcatcataaacaaaatattagtgCAAATTGaaagatttttgaaagaaaaaaaacaccattttacattaaaaaaatattttttttaagtcttcTATTCAATGTCGGTATGTCAaagattttgaaataaaaattatatttgacaaaaactaattaaaaaactgaaaatttgtcttgaagctaaaaaaattaattgaaagaaaaaattattttattagatcataaatgtttgataaaattatctattgaaggaattgaaaaatataaaattacattgaaAAATACATCCTTAAAACAATGCTAATCAAAAGTAGATAAATTACAACCTAAGTACAAATACATATaccataaaaagaaaattttcaacgGAATAGACATTGATATTAATTGCTAAGCTTTAAGCAGAAGATGACAACACATATAAAGACTTTTTTTAAGTGAGGGGATGAAAGGATATTTTAACTTTAAtgtaaggaaaaaataaaatgataaaaattaaattgtattaAAATGTCAAGAATGAATATGTAAAAAGCAATAAGAACATGTTTGAATACAagtcaaaagtatttttaagagtttatctactaaaaatatataaatgtttctGATAAAAAAGCTTTCAAAGCACTTTAATTCAAACCTTGTATTCAAACATACCCAAAGTCGAAAAATAGttaatacattaatttatcAAACTTTTAAACAAGTTTATAAACTAGTTAGTTAAGCTATAGACTAGATTAACAAATGCCATActtaatacattaaaaaattaaatgcactaAATTGGTccttaaaattacaaataaaaattaatttagttttggaaattataaatatagtttttattgttgaatgataaaataaagattaatttagtctttaaaatgattaaatgacattcgttttagtctttaaaactatagtaagaaaaactaaaataatatttttataattttataatctaaattaatcattttttatatttttagtgctTATTTAATATATGACTACTAAAAAATTCCATCGCAAATCACGTTTAGtgtattttaaagaatttccctttaataattttttatgtaattaacgAGTTTTTGTGGCATTAATAGATGCTAATGTTTTACTTccttattatgattttttagagagaaaaaattgtttcaaaataaatattgttttacaaaattaatgttgcactaaatatttgttttcaaaattacctttaattaatattttgtgggAGTAGTGTATAAGAAGAATAAatagattattaattaaaaatttgattaaattaaattttagtcctttaatttattttttaaattcaatttggttctttagttttttttttcaatttggtctTCTAACTTttctaaatcaattcaatttaatcCTTCAATCTAAAATACAAGAAATCAAATTTTGTGTGGTTCAAAACCATCACCAAGTGCTTTTAAATGGCAGCAAAATgcacatttctaaaaaaaaatggaccggtttcaaaaattaaataaccaaattcaacaaaaaattagaggaccaaattgaatcgattttaaaaattagtagatcaaattgaacctaaaaaaaattagaggatcaaattgaacctaaataataaattagtagaaaaaaaaaactaatttaacctaaaaatgttttcaataaaattcaataaattacattttcaatGTGTCAAAActttaaacatatataatatagaaTAAGAGTGTTCATGGGTTGAGTTTGACTAAATCTGTTATTCAACCTAAACAAAATTTTAGGGGTTGGGTTAGGTCGAGTCGGTCAGGTTTGTGCAAATCTTTTATTTGATCCAACTCAATTGATCATAAATGGGTTGGATTAAATTGGATTAGttaggtttaaatatttttaaattattatttattttataaaaattacaatttttagaataataatttgattttgtgtTAAGCTTTGTAGGTATATAATGAATAAATGTGTTCAAAAGAAACTAAATTGTAATAATATATGactaatattattaatgatttcaatgttaatatgatatttttattttatatataaataaatcattgTATTAGCAtgagaaaacataaataaaattaaaacaaagataaaaataataacttaaaaaagaaaaaatatgaataatttaatttaataaattatgtaagctaaaaattattgtattttgtatataataattaatgtatatataataattatttaattatatgatacaAGTTAAgtcaagttaaaaataataaaacttgttagtcaacctatatataattagattttaaataaattgaatcaaAATCAACTGGAGCACTTAAAAAACATAACCTAATATAACTATATTGAATTAACCAAACTTGTAAACACCTCTAATGGAGGGAGTATGTACTATTACTAGTATTAAATATGGTGAGTAATTACAAAGTTAGAAAACTGGATTCATATGGTTCAATAACCGATCTCACTTACTCAAAGCTCTTTAACAACGTATCTTAAGTAAGGATCTTGAATTCAAGACCTGATCTTCAACATATCTTCCACTGTAAAGAGAGTCAAGATCTCTAGCATGCAAAAAAAAAGGTCTTCTACAAGATCCTTAAAGATCTGcacatttatcaaaataaaatatttttttactgtctCTCCTTAGGCTTCAGGTGGGAACCAacgagaaggagaagaagaaacatAACTTGAAGAGATGTAGGCTGTGGCGGTGCCAAGGTAGGGGCGATGGCCCTTGTCGGTGCTTAGATGATGTGCAACAACACCAAGGAAAATACAACAATGTCAAGATGTGcagagaagataaaagaaaaggggaGACTCGTGATGGTTTGGGACAAAGTAAGGGAAGGGTCGAGGTAGTTGAGGCGGAGGAAGGGGAAGAGCATAGTGGTTGGGGGCAGAGAAGGGAAAGGAATGTGGTGGTTAGGGGCGAAGGAAACATGAAGGGGGAGGAggggaaaagagaaaagagaagtaAACATGGCAAGAAAACCCGTATCCGTGGGTATCCGTCCGAATCTGTCCCGACTTTGACGGGTAATACCCGAGTTAACCGGGTATGGGTTTTCTCCGATAACCAAAAGTCGGGTACGGGTACGGGTATGAGATTACTAGACCCGTCCCGACCCCGAACTCGAACCCGCCCCGccacttaaaatctttagaatttttgcataatttaatcaaaagacatataatttttattattagttaattttattttaaattttttacataatttaatattattttcttaactatttatgtaGACACACgcgttataataaatttattgatatataagtagttaaaaataaaaatttaacaataaatgtttaacaatcaatttattttttttttctaaaatcaaatttttaatatttttttacaaaaaaaaaaatttctaaatggTGTATGGAACGGGGTTGGGAATACCCGATACCCGACGGGTACGGGGATGAGACAATAAACTCAAACCCGTCGGGTATCGGGTACGGGTATGGGGATATGTTGAGAAGTCGGGATAAAGGATTGATGAGACAATAACCGTACCCGACCCGCCCCATTGCCATGTCTAAAGAGAAGGCGTGAGATTtacaaaaattaacttaaaatattaaaataagatatattataagaaaaaaaataaaaaaaaaatcttaaatcccATGTAATTTTATAAGACCTATCAAAGAGTATTTTAAaatcctaaattaaaatttaccattAAAAGATATACCACTCTTGTGATTCTGCATAGTAGTATATAGGAAAAGTCAAAGAACAtgtgaaagaaaaaacacaCCGTCTGTCATCTGCATTGAAATGAAGAATTACTCTCTCCAATGGTCCATGTGGGCAAGCAAACGCAACACTAGCCAGTAGCCACTATCCTATTCCAACATTGAGATTCCGGCTTCCATCCATAGTCCTACTTACTCATTGACTACAACTAATATGGTCACCTTGAGTCATTCATTCAAGAACAGGACCACTGAGCAATTCATCAACCGTCTCAATCATTACGTTTCAACccatttttatcaaatactaCTCTACTCTACTAGTAAATTAGTATTGCCACTATAATATTAGCTTATCAGATAATTATCATTGAGTACAAATTTCGCTTAGACAaactgttttttctttctctttttttatattcaactaCAATTACATCAGCTCCTATGTGACAGACATTGACCACGTGtgaaaagttgaaaataaatatcCCATTCACATCTATCTAACAATCATAGTGAGTATAGTATTAATATTCCTTCGTTCTTTCGTTGTTGCTATTGGTAATCCACGTCGACGCATTGCGCAATGCAAAGTGGCAAAGTCAGAGCACCTCACTTGCTTGCTTAGTTGCTTTTATGCAATGCAATTCGTTGCTTTTATGCAACAAATCCAGCCGCCCCAGCCACCGCCATTACAAAAGCGCGTGCATCAACGCCCTTCCATTCTTTCTTAATCATATTCTTGCTTGGATCActgatcaataaaattattttagtttaattaaaagttttaaatttagatataaatatattaaatgttaaAAGAAAGAGTTTTAACATTCATGATGGTCTTATttacttcaaataaaattatttctaataaaaaacaaatataatctaaaccaatcaaaaaaattattcttgctTTGGACTCAAGTGGCGCGTAGCTACACTCTCCTTTCTAGAAAGAAAGGAGAACAGCAGATAGATACACCTAACGCAGCCCCAGGCAGAAACAAAAGATTTGGAGTTTTGACCATTAATTCCACATGCTGATCATTGATTCATCTCCCTTAACCTCAATTTCACAAAATCAGCATCTTCTTTTGTCTCACTCATCTCAAATCCCAAAACAAAACCACTCCCAGATTCataaatagaaacataaaaCATCAAACTCCGTGTGGCATAGCATAGGCTAAGGTTGTGTTGTAGTATATTTGCAATCAACAGAATCATATATCAGAGGATGAAGATTGTTGTGATGCTATTGCTACCGCCCTTGATGTTTGCACTGTTTTTTTCATGCACGAGTTCATTGGCAGTATCCACAAACACAAGTACCACATGCCCCATGGACTTGAATTACGTTCTGAGAATCCCATGGAACACTTCTGCCTGCCATAACTTCCAACAAACTCTGGCGGCTAAAAACGGAACCGACGCAAACACATGTTGCATCTCTCTCTTGTCCCTCTTCGGAATAGGACTTGCAAATCATCTCAAGGAGACTTCTCAGTTCCAACTCCAAAACCTTGCCTCCTCACTTTCATGCATCAAAGACTTCCAATCAAAGCTCTCTTCCCTCTCTCTCCCCAACAACCTCGTTGACACATGCTTCGACCCTCTTCAGTTTGTGATCTCCCCAAACATCTGTGCTGGAATTCAAACCATCCCTGATTGGACAAAAAAAGTTGGTCAGTCCACACCACTCAACACTGCTTGCAGATCAGATCTCACTGACATCTCTCTCTGTGATGTGTGTTTACAAGCTGGATTGCAGGTCAAGCAGAAGCTTATTTCCATTGATGGTAATGCCTCACATTCCATTGATTGTTTTTACTTTGCCATTCTCTATGCTGCTGGGATTGTCAATGAGTTTGGACCTGAAAGCAATGGTGCTGTAAGTTGCATTTTTAGCATATCAGTTTACTCACAAGGGGGCTCTGGGGGAAAGCGTCACCAGGCTCTTGTGTTTGGTTTGACAGGTGCCGGGGTTGCTTTGTTGGTCATGTCTTCTTTTTTGGGGATGTATTCGTGGTATGACAGGAAGCATAGGAGGAAAAAGCTTGAGACTTTTAATCAGTTTGATTTTGACCCTGAGGAACAAGGTGGCTCTAGGCCTAGATTGAGACCCAATACAGGGTCCATTTGGTTCAAAATTGAGGAACTTGAGAAGGCTACCGATAATTTTTCATCCAAGAACTTCATTGGCCGAGGTGGGTTTGGGATGGTGTTCAAGGGAACCCTGTCTGATGGAACCGTGGTGGCGGTTAAAAGGATCTTGGAATCTGATTTTCAAGGGAATGCTGAGTTTTGTAATGAGGTGGAGATCATTAGCAACCTCAAGCACCGGAATCTGGTGCCCCTTAGGGGGTGTTGTGTGGCTGAGGAGGATGAGAATTGTGATGAAAGGGGAAGCAGCCAAAGGTATCTTGTGTATGATTACATGCCAAATGGGAACCTGGAAGACCATATCTTTTTATCATCAACGGAGGActctcagaaatcaaaagggtTGTCATTGACTTGGCCTCAGAGGAAAAGCATAATCTTGGATGTGGCAAAGGGGTTGGCCTATTTGCACTATGGAGTTAAACCAGCAATTTTCCACAGGGATATCAAGGCCACCAATATACTACTTGATTCAGATATGAGGGCAAGAGTTGCTGACTTTGGACTTGCAAAACAAAGCAGGGAGGGTCAGTCTCATCTCACTACTAGAGTTGCTGGAACTCATGGATATCTGGCACCAGAATATGCACTCTATGGTCAACTCACTGAGAAGAGTGATGTGTATAGCTTTGGTGTGGTTGTTTTGGAGATAATGTGTGGGAGGAAGGCTCTTGACTTGTCTTCATCAGGGTCACCAAGGGCATTCTTGATCACAGATTGGGCTTGGTCATTGGTGAAGGCTGGGAAGATAGAAGAAGCTCTTGATGGTTCCTTGGTGAAGGATAAGGATGAGAGCTTTCCTAGTTCAAATCCAAAGAGCATAATGGAGAGGTTTCTTCTGGTGGGAATTCTGTGCTCTCATGTCATGGTTGCTTTGAGGCCAACAATTGCTGATGCTTTGAAGATGTTGGAAGGTGACATTGAGGTTCCACAAATCCCTGATCGCCCCATGCCACTTGGCCATCCTTCTTCCTTTTACAATAATGATCATGGCAGTACTTTTAGCATATCTCCTGCATTAAGCGGCCCCAAATTGCAAACTGGAGACATGCTCAGGTAAATTAATGAAGAAGTTCCCTTATATTGCTTAGAATgtagaaagcaaaaagaagtgGAAGCTGTTTTCATTCTAAAGTCTGACAAGGGTCCAGTCAAATCATGTTTGGTAACACCACCACTTCATTTGAGGTTAGTAAACTGATGAGTGCATGCTTGGTTCTCTGTTGTAAAATTAAGTTTGAGGCAAAAATCATTTTGCCAACGGATCAGGATCATTGCTTTTgcgttcattttatttttatcttttggattTACATTGGAATGCATGCCATAGTATTTTCAACTACAAACCAAATTTGCCCTGTGTCACGTTACAAATAAATTTCCTCCCACCAACTGCTCTCAAGATCTCAAGATCGAAGCTTGCAGTGACTGACTGTAGGACAGATCTTGTTTGCGTCAACAAAGTATATGCAGTGTTGTGTTGTAATCCAAACCATGAAGAAAATTACCAGGGCATGACTATAACCAGCTACCAAGGAAGCTAGGGTCATTTAAATAGAGCTGTGATTAAAGGTATATTATAGTTATAGGAATAGGAATTTAGGACATAATAGGACAAATGTCTTGTAGAAAGAAGGCTtcatttttcactttcatttgttttcttatcaattttcttgtaaaacaaaGTCACAAATAAAGACTCTTGTATTGTATATAAAGGAAAATGTTAAGTTGGCCGGAACGTTACATAAAGTGATGTTTGGTTGTATTCTCAATTTCTTTCTCCTGAGTGAAGTGTCTCccttgttttatattattacttGTTAAATTTCCTATGCTGGATTCACATAAATTATTTACCATTTCCGCTTTTGTTTAAAACAGGTCTATTATTGAGAACTAAGCCCTTCAAAGAGATACGCAAGTCCAGAATGttgcatattatttttttcatttgcagGCCATTGAACGgaacaaaagcaaaaaaaaaaaaaaatattgttttcgcTTTTGAtcttccccccccccctccccccccccagTAAATACAGTTTTGATATATTATGAATATCTTAGATAGCTTTGCAAATACTGTAAAAATTCTGTATAAAATATGTATatggttttgattttttattttattttcagagaCTTATTAGTTTTAGGGTTGTCTTGTCTTCTATCTTATGTGAGACTAATCCCTCTTATTGGTGTGTATTTCAGTCAacctaaataaaattatctcttGTAAAAGaagttattattttgaaatggaAGCTCAAAAGACATGTAACACAATAAGAAGACTCAGGactatatgaaaagaaaaatacatgtaGAGAttatctcaattttaaaaataatgacttAAGATTTTGTACTATTTTATATAGAAGTTGATTTGTGTTTATCACTCTTTTGATAGACAATAATCAGGTAATGTCttatcaaaattttgaatacttgtgaaaaataaatagacATGTCatgtaaaagtttaaaatataaaattctcaGCAGggaataaaataatgaaaatgttaattttgaagaaattttaactgaatttttaataacatcaaactttataatcaaatttaaagtGTTCTAAATTTTTTTGGCTAATAGTTTTATTGGAGTTTACTTGAGAAAGAATAAGAACTAGGTTGGGATTACTTCCCAACTTGCATTGATATGGTGCTTCATGTACAACCTAACGTGATGAGTCTATGCTACGAGTTTATAGATAAATTCTATTcttgattataaattattttatgtattctTAGTTATATGACTTTTCAATAGtagaaatatcttttaaaaaagtgttttatattgtgatttattaattatttttcttatttgtcatcttaaattcatacatataaataatcatgttatgtttgatttatcttatccatttttttattatgttttaacttAATCTTTATGGTTCATCatatcctttgttttttttccttggaTTTGCAAGTTGAGGAATTTGTTATTTTTGATATGTTGAAGATATCTCACTCGTTCCAAAATGAttgtagttttaatttttgaaaaaaaaaacaaattgagtgatgttttcattttttaatgagATGTTAAAACATGtattccaattttattttataacaaataatattagtttaaaagacttaatgatatatttattgaaattaagagagagaataaggatattttaataaaattatttcctaataaatattaattttcttagaatacttgttttattaatatatataaaaaatcttaaatgtttttttatttgttagagTATGTGTGTTCCCAATTCAGTGTGATACTTAAACTAGTTAGGCTAAAGGCCATCTGAGTTAGTGTTGGTCTATACGCCGAACATGGAAGGTTGTGATACAGTTGGTATCAAAATTTTGGTTAATGGGTCGTATATTGTTTTAATCAAGTATATGTCAGACTCTTTTTTGTAAATTGTGTATTAGGCATAACTTATAACAAAAAGCTATGGATATCCACTATCTTACActaaaatttagttattattcTAGTctccctttcttctttttgttttcctctttATATTCGTATATTATGTCTAAACACTTTTCTTGCTTcaggataagataaaattataccTATTAGGAAGCTAAATACCAAGGAGACTTTCACTAAATCTATGGtggatcaaaattattaaatttaaaaaacgtGGAgtccaaaattgaaaaattataaaaaacaaaagtggACTACTTAATCCtttcttatattatataattataattatggttaaatattttatccctctaatttaacattttttttattttaatcctcgtaaaatatatttgttttagtttatcattcttaaaacattttaaataataaaaaaatacttcaaataatGAAACAAACGTTATCTCATCcacttgaaagaaaaaaataaagcaaataaattttactagaattaaaaaatttaaaccttaTAACTATAattgtaatttacaatttgaagATCGAGATTTTGTACTTTCACTCTCAACTAAATGTTcttaatattgatttattaaatgctaattatattttatgaattataattaacatttatttatgaattgaaatatGGTCTagtggggaaaaaaaaaagatgaaaatgaaaacccTTGTGAATGTGAAGAAAAGACCAGAGGAGAACAGAAGAGTGATAAAAACATAACAAAGTGGGATTTGGGTTATTgactcagagagagagagagtgagagcgTTGTTCTCCGAAGCGAACATGGGTGATCTGATTGAGTTGAGTGAGCGGGTGCGTGTGTATGTAATGGGTTATAGATCTGCATGTTTAGTTTTGATCCTTTTCCTCATCCTTGGAATTGGAACTGGAATTGCTTCGTCTGAGACTCCGAGGCCCAAAAATGTCCAAGCTTCCCTTGGCGCTAAGTGGTCCGGTACTCCTCTCCTTCTAGAAGCTGGGTACGCCTCCTTCCTTCCCTtcaatttcatttgtttttcattatCAACAGCATTTCATTCATTCGCAGTGAGTTGTTATCTAAAGAAGACCCTCGCCTTTTCTGGGACTTCATCGACATTTGGCTCAATGCTGCTGCCGACGATCAATCTCATTCCGCAAAAGCTTGCGTCATCGAAATTCTACATCACGCTCGTCCTCTTTTGAGACAACCCTTAGCGTCCTTGTTCGAGTTCTCTCTTATTCTCAGATCAGCTTCCCCTGCTCTCGTGCTTTACCGCCAGCTAGCTCACGATTCTCTTGCGTCTTTCCCTCTCCAAGATGCTCGTGCTCATGCTGAAATCACCAAATTAGATCCCTTGCGTCTTGGGATAAGCCTCAAAAGCCCCGGAGGGAAGTGTTGTTGGGTTCACACTTCCCAAAACTTGTTTTTCGATGTCTCCCAACTGCTCTCATGGCTTCAAACTCAAACTCCGTCAGTACTTTGCTActgcttttttctttctttctttcttttttttttccaaacttGATTCTTAATTAACACTATGCTGCATTGCGCTCCAACGTCGTTAGGGTGGGTGATTCGTCTCAGAGACCGCAACTGTTTGATTTTGATCATGTTCATTTTGATTCGAGTGCTGGAGGTCCAGTTGCTATACTTTATGGCGCACTTGGGACCGGTTGCTTTAAAGACTTTCATGCTGCACTGGCTGAAGCTGCCAAACAGGTCCTTTCTTTGCTTTCTGTTTATGCTGTTTAGGAAATATTATACTACCTCCGGCCCTAATTATAAGAAGCAAGTTGTAGTGTATTTACAAATTTGTTGCTTACTATTGTACAAAAAAGGATGCATAATGTATCTATATACTTAACCTTAAGATTAGAAAATACAAAATGGGAGAATTTCGATTGGAATAATTTAAAACGAAGGGAAAATAGCCACAcctattgttatttattttctgacaaaagaaaacatcaacatgaagagaagaagacagttacaaatttataattacCAACTGTCTTAAATTGGCGTCGATAACAGCTGTTATTGCTTATGATTCCTCTGtggtaaatgtttttttttattaagacatACTTTGTTGGAATTATCCCCAAAACAATCTTTTAATGATTCTATACAGTTGCCTTGCAAATATTGACATGCTGTCCAAATGTTTTCAGGGAAAAGTTAATTACGTATTGAGACCGGTGTTGCCAGCTGGATGTGAAACAAATTTTGGCCACTGTGGCTCTGTTGGTGCAAGCGACTCAGTAAACTTGGGTGGTTATGGTGTGGAACTTGCTTTTAAGAACATGGAATATAAGGCCATGGATGACAGTGCAATTAAAAAAGGTTGGAACAATTGGCATGCTGTAGAGTGCAGATTACTCCTTaaggttttatattttgaatgtaGAAGCAATTTTGTTTTCGAAAGTAGGTCATGATGAATTGTAATTGCTTTAttctccttttcattttttttaacttggcTCATAATGTTAGTAGTGTTATATTATTATAGAAACTAGACAGTATTTATTCTTTCCTTTAATTTCTGTGTATCATCTCAATGTTTGCATTTTCTATagcttgataatttttttgcttaatCCCCTTCATGAAACTTCTCTTACTCCTGCCTTACTTTCCTTTTCATgtaattttggttcattttgtaGGTTAACAAGTCCTAATTCTCAATGTATTctcttgttgttttggctttgACCTTTCAAGTTGATAGTCCTATGAATTTTGATTATTGATTTGGAAACAGATAATCGAAAGAAGTATTTCCTAACAAATTCATTGGTCTTTTTAATGCATTattcatcaaaataaaatgttcaagggttttttttaattcccttattatttattaatgctGTTGTTGGTTGCAGGTGTGACTTTGGAGGATCCCCGCACTGAAGATCTTAGCCAAGAAGTCAGAGGATTCATATT contains:
- the LOC100797353 gene encoding probable receptor-like protein kinase At1g11050: MKIVVMLLLPPLMFALFFSCTSSLAVSTNTSTTCPMDLNYVLRIPWNTSACHNFQQTLAAKNGTDANTCCISLLSLFGIGLANHLKETSQFQLQNLASSLSCIKDFQSKLSSLSLPNNLVDTCFDPLQFVISPNICAGIQTIPDWTKKVGQSTPLNTACRSDLTDISLCDVCLQAGLQVKQKLISIDGNASHSIDCFYFAILYAAGIVNEFGPESNGAVSCIFSISVYSQGGSGGKRHQALVFGLTGAGVALLVMSSFLGMYSWYDRKHRRKKLETFNQFDFDPEEQGGSRPRLRPNTGSIWFKIEELEKATDNFSSKNFIGRGGFGMVFKGTLSDGTVVAVKRILESDFQGNAEFCNEVEIISNLKHRNLVPLRGCCVAEEDENCDERGSSQRYLVYDYMPNGNLEDHIFLSSTEDSQKSKGLSLTWPQRKSIILDVAKGLAYLHYGVKPAIFHRDIKATNILLDSDMRARVADFGLAKQSREGQSHLTTRVAGTHGYLAPEYALYGQLTEKSDVYSFGVVVLEIMCGRKALDLSSSGSPRAFLITDWAWSLVKAGKIEEALDGSLVKDKDESFPSSNPKSIMERFLLVGILCSHVMVALRPTIADALKMLEGDIEVPQIPDRPMPLGHPSSFYNNDHGSTFSISPALSGPKLQTGDMLR